The Micrococcales bacterium genomic sequence GCCGGTAGACTAGGCGGGCTCTGCCCGCGCCGTCGTGTCGCGGGCAGCAGTTGCGCCAGACCTACCGGAGGATTCAGTGCCAGTGAAAAGCGCCGTCGAAACCTTGGAATCGACCAAGGTGAAACTAACCGTCGACGTGGCCTACGCCGACCTCAAGCCCGCCATCACCAAGGCCTACAAGGAAATTGCCGGCCAGGTCAACGTGCCCGGTTTCCGCAAAGGGCACGTTCCAGCCAGGGTGATTGACGCCCGCTTTGGCCGCGGCGTGGTGATGGAGCAAGCCATTAACGACTCGCTCAGTGACTGGTACCGCCAGGCCCTGGACCAGCACAAACTCTTCCCAATGGCGCAGCCAGAGGTCGACATCACCTCCGAACCGCCGCTTGACGCCGACGAACCGGAGATGACCTTCACCGCGGTGGTTGAGGTCCGCCCAGAGATCAAGCTGCCTAGCTTGGGCGGGATCGAGGTCACCGTACCGGTGGTCACTATCAGCGACGAGCAGGTCGAAATGGCCCTAGATGCCCTCAGAGAGCGTTTCGGCAGCCTAAAGACAGTCGACCGCCCGGCACAAGACGGCGACTTCGTCACAATCGACCTCAAAGCCGAAAAGGGCGAGCAGGAAATCGACTCGGTCAGTGGCATCTCCTACCAGATCGGCTCGAAAGACCTAGTTGACGGCCTTGATGAGGCCCTGACCGGCCTATCAGCCGACGAAACCACCAGCTTCGAAACCGAAATGGCTGGCGGCGAGCACGCCGGCGAAAACGCCTTGGTCACCGTCACACCGACGGCCGTCAAGGAACGCGAGTTACCCGACCTTGACGATGACTTTGCCCAGGAAGTCAGCGAGTTCGACACCCTCGAAGAGCTCAGAAAAGACGCCCGCATTCGCCTAGAACAGCAGGTCGAACGCGACCAAGTGGTTTTGGCCCAAGACAAGTTGGTCGAAACGCTGTTAGAGCAGACCGACTTCGAAGCCCCCAAAGGCGTAGTAGAGCAAGACGCCAAGAACCAACTCAGCAAGGCCGGCAAAGAGGACGACGAAGAAGCCCTCGAGGCCGCGCTGAGGGATTCGGCCAAAGCCGTGCGGACTCAGCTACTGCTGGACGCCATGGTCGAGTACCTCCAGGTCACAGCCAACCAAGGCGAGCTCACCGGCTTCATTGTCCAAACCGCCCAGCGCTACGGTATGGACCCGAACCAGTTCCTCCAGACCGCAGCTGACCATGGCGAGCTGCCCCAGTTCTACGCTGAACTGGTTCGGTCAAAGGCCTTGGTCAAGGCGTTGCGTCAGGTCAAGGTCCAAACCGAGGCTGGAGATGTTATCGACATTGAGGCCAAACTGGGCCCGGAGCAAGTCGAAGAACCCCAAGGTGAAGGCGAGCTGGTCGAGCCGGCTGAGGAATCCGGCATCGGGCAAGAGGGTTACATCGAAGACCTAACGGCGGATCTGGGACAAGGCGAGCTTGACCAGTTGGCCATCGAAATTGGCGGCCCCGAGGAAGACAACTAACGACCCTTGGGCAGCCGGCATCACACCAGCTGCGCTTTTAGTGAAACCAGAACCGCCGGGGCCAAGACGGCCAGCGGCAAGGCATTAGGGTCATGATGGACCCGGTAGAACAACCAAGGGGGGAGCGCGTGAGCGGACCATTGGCGGCAGCCGCCGAGGGCGGCAACATGGGCCTAAACGATGTCATCTTCAACCGTTTGCTCAAGGAACGCATCATCTGGCTCGGGGCCGAGGTCCGCGATGACAACGCCAATATGATCTGCGCCCAGATGATGTTGCTGGCGGCCGAAGACCCAGCGCGGGACGTCCACCTCTACATCAACTCGCCCGGCGGCTCAATCACCGCCGGCATGGCGATTTACGACACGATGCAGTACATCGCACCGGACGTGGCCACCGTGGCCGTGGGCGTGGCCGCTTCGATGGGGCAGTTCCTGCTGTCCTCCGGCACGCCGGGCAAACGCTACGCCACGCCGCACGCCCGGGTGATGATGCATCAACCCTCGGGCGGGATTGGCGGCACGGCCACCGACATCCGCATCAACGCCGAGCTGATTCTGCATATGAAACGCCAGCTAGCGGAGCTAACCGCGGCCCAAACCGGCAAAACGGTGGACCAGATCAACGCCGATGCCGACCGCGACCGCTGGTTTACAGCCGAAGAGGCGCTGAAGTACGGCTTCATTGACCACGTCGTCACCCACACCAGCGCGATTGGCGGGCCAGGTGGAGCCGGGGCTGCGACCAGCGGTGATGGCAAAGGTCGAAAGGGGGCCGGCAAGTGAGGCTCGACCCGGCTTCGACCTACGGTTGGCTGCGCCCTGTGGCGGCGCGCCCCGTTTCGCCCAGTGCGCGGTACGTTTTGCCTACCTTTGAAGAACGCACTCCCTATGGTTTCAAACGGCAAGACCCCTACGCCAAGCTGTTTGAGGATCGGATTGTTTTTCTGGGCGTGCAAATCGACGACGCTTCGGCTGACGATGTCATGGCGCAGCTGCTGGTGCTCGAATCACAGGATCCGCACCGCGATATCACCATGTACATCAACTCGCCCGGCGGGTCGATCACGGCTTTGACCGCCATCTACGACACAATGCAGTACGTCACGCCCCGGATCCAGACGGTCTGTTTGGGCCAAGCGGCTTCCGCCGCCGCCGTGGTACTGGCCGCCGGCACGCCCGGGCTACGCTTGGCCTTGCCCAATGCGCGAGTTCTGATTCACCAACCGGCATTTGAAGGTGGTGTTTACGCTCAGGCCAGTGACATCGAAATCCAGGCCCAAGAGATTCTGCGGATCCGGGAATGGTTGGAGCAGACCATTGCCAAACACTCCAAGCGGACGCCAGAACAGGTGCGCGAGGACATCGAACGCGACAAAATCCTGACGGCTGAACAGGCTTTGGAATACGGCATGATCGACCAGGTGTTGCAGAGCCGCAAGGCGCCGGTCGAGCCGTCCACCTAAAGCTGGTTGGTCTGGGTTTGTTTGTTGGGATTGGCCTCGACGTGGTCGAGGTGGCGCGGTTTGCCCGGGCCTTGAGGCGCGCTCCACGGCTGGCCGAAAAGCTCTTTGTCGAAACTGAACGTTCGCTGCCGCTGCGCTCGCTGGCGGCCCGCTTCGCCGCCAAAGAAGCGCTGGCCAAAGCCCTGGGCGGTCCCGAGGGCCTGCGCTGGCATGACTGCTGGGTCATCAACGACGAGGCCGGCCGGCCCGAGCTGAAAATCCAAGGTAGCGTTGCGGCTGCCCTAGTTGATCAGGGCATTGGCCGCCTGCATTTGTCGCTGAGCCACGACGGCGGCCTGGCGGTCGCCATTGTCGCAGCCGAGGCCTAGAGACCGGCTCCCTGACCGGCTCAGGCCGGTCCATCCCTGGGGTGGGCGCATCGTGTGGCGTCGTTGTATCAAAACGGCGCATCGAGTGGCGTCGAAGTATTGTTTCAATCGCCATCACCGGAGCGTCTTCGCTGGTCCCTCGCCTGGTCACTTCGTGTGAAACGAGAAAACGACGCCATTGGATTGGGCGAAACGATAGAAGTGCCACGTTTGATGCCGGCGGGCGGGTGCGCCCCCTGACGCCGCGCCTCAGGGCTTTCGCCTAGGGTGGGGGTATGAGCTTTAGTGACGGGCAAGCCATCATGTGGGTTGATGGGGATTTGGTGCCGGCCGGGCAGGCCACGATCCCGGCGCTGGACCACGGCTTGACAGTTGGAGACGGTGTCTTTGAGGCGGTCAAAGTGCGTGGCGGCAAGGCCTTTGCGTTGCGGCCGCATTTGGCGCGGATGGCTCGATCAGCTGCCGGCTTGCGCCTGCCGTTCCCGGGCGAACAGGCCGTTGACCAGGCCTGCCAGGCAGTGCTCAACGCCAACGCCAGTCTGCTGGTCAATAGCATGGCGATTCTGCGTATTACTCTGACCGCCGGTGTCGGTGAGGTCGGGTCCGGCCGGATCAGCGGGGCCAGCCCACGATTGTTGATCACGTTGACCCATCACGCACCGCGGCCGCCCACCACCAGCTGTATCACCGTGCCGTGGCAACGAAACACCCACGGTGCCCTGACCGGTCTGAAGACTACCTCTTACGCTGAAAACGCCTTGGCCCTGGCCATGGCGCGCGAAGCCAACGCCACCGAGGCCCTATTCGCCAACAGCGAAGGCCAACTGTGTGAGGGCACCGGCTCCAATGTCTTTTTGGTGTTGGACGGCCGGCTGCTGACGCCGCCGCTGAGCGACGGCTTGCTGGGCGGCATAACTCGCCAGCTAGTTCTTGATTGGTCCAACGCGGTCGAAGAGTCAGTCCCGATGCAGGCGTTATTCGAGGCTAGCGAGGTGTTCTTGACGTCGACTGGACGTGACGTGCAGGGTGTCACAGCGATAGACTCGAAGCCAGTGTCCGATGCTGCCCTGGGACCTGTAACGGCGCAGGTCGCCCAGGTGTTTGCAGAGGGGGAGGCAAAGTTCGATGATTCCTAGTTTCACCGCCGCACAGATTGAACAAGCGGAAAAAGACCTAATGGAGACGGTGCCAGAAGGCTCCTTGATGGCTCTGGCTTCCCATGCGGCAGCCAACCTGATCCTGCGTGAGCTGCGCGCCAGGCGTGGCAAAGCCGCTGGTGCCAAGGTCCTGGCACTGGTCGGTCCAGGTAACAACGGTGGCGACACACTTTACGCCGGGGCCAAGCTATGCCTGCGCGGCGTCGCCGTGACGGCAGTAGCCACCGCTAACCGGATGCATCCGGCCGGACAAGCCGCCTTCGAGGCGGTTGGCGGCCGGGTTGTCTCTCTGGCCGAACCAGGACCAGGGCCCCATATGCCAATCGAAGATGTCACAGCCATGGCGCTGAGAGCCGATTGCATCGTTGACGGGCTGTTGGGCATTGGCGCCCGCGGGCCGCTTTCTGGCCGCGCAGCCGGCTTGGTGACCACGTTGATCGTGGAAATGGGTCTGGACGCGCCGCTGCGCTACCGCCGGCCCGGACGGCCGTTTGTGGTGGCGATCGACTTACCCTCAGGGGTCAGTGTTGACGACGGCATGGTTGACGGCCAGGTTTTGCCAGCCGATGTCACCGTCACCTTTGGCGCCTACAAGCCGGCAGCGCTGCTGCCGCCAGCCAGCTCGATGTTTGGCCGGGTCGAATTGATCGACATTGGATTGACCGAGCCGTTGGCTCGGGCCGAGGCCAAAGCCACGGCTCGGCGTTTCGAAGCCAGCGACGTGCTGGCGACCTGGCCGGTCCCCAGGCGGTCAGACCACAAGTACACCCGTGGCGTGGTTGGCATGGTGGCCGGTTCGGACACCTATCCCGGCGCGGCCGTGCTGACCACCTCGGCCGCCGTTTGCGCCGGCGTGGGCATGGTGCGCTACCTCGGCCCGGATAAGGCGATAGAGCGGGTGCTGTCACGGCGCCCCGAGGTTGTGCCTGGTGGGGGCCGGGTCGACGCCTGGGCCTTGGGTCCGGGTGTGGCACCGGGAGCGGAAAGCCAGCTGGGCCGGATCGCCTCGGCTTTGGAGTGGGCCAAAGCCAAGCGGGTACCGGCCGTGGTCGATGCCGGAGGTTTCGCCCTGCTGCCACCCTCGCCTGAGCGCTTGGATCCTTGGATCATTTTGACGCCGCATGCCGGCGAGATGGCCTCACTATTGCAGGACAGGGGAGTGTCGACCGATCGTGAATCAGTCGAGGCCCAGCCTGCCCACCATGCCCGTCTAGCGGCCGAGCTCGTTGGCGGGACAATCCTGCTCAAGGGGCCAGCCACGGTGGTGTCCGGTCAGGACGGTTCCTGCTTTGTCCAGGCCGACGGCCCGCCCTGGTTGGCCACGGCCGGTACCGGTGACGTGCTGACCGGTCTAATCGGTGCACTGCTGGCCGGCCACGGGGATTCGGTCGCCATCACCCCCGACTTGCCGACACATATCGCCGCCCTAGGCGCACTGGTTCACGGCCGAGCCGCCCTGAAGGCATCAACCGGGTCAGTTGACCCTGGCTCGGGCCGGCTGGGCAAGCCGATTGCGGCTATGGATGTGGTCAGGGCCTTGCCCCAGACCATCCAAGAGCTGCTGCAGCAGTGAACTTGCCTTTCGCCGGGAAGCCACCAGGCGCCGGCCAGCCAAGTCCTAACGCGGCGGATGGCGGCCGCGCCTTGGCCGGTGGTCGTCTTGGGTCGACCGGCGGCGGCACGGCTGAGGCCACCTTCCTCCACCCCGCCAGCCGGGCGGTGGTCTCACTCGACGCGATTACGGCAAACACCAGGCGGTTGAAGGAATTGGCTGGTCAGGCGCAGGTCATGGCCGTGGTCAAGGCCAATGGCTACGGTCACGGCATGGTCGCCTCAGCCCGGGCAGCAATGGCCGGCGGGGCTGGCTATCTGGGTGTGGCCCAATTGGCCGAGGCCCTCGAACTGCACCGGGCATTGGCCTGGCCCCGGCCGCCAATCCTGTCCTGGATTTACCCGGCCGGTGCCATTGACCTGCTGGGCCAGGGTTTGGCGAGCCAAATTGAACTAGGCGTCTCATTGCCAGAGCAACTGGACGGCATCGGCCAGGCGGTCAAGCAAACTGGCCAAGTGGCGCGGCTGCACCTCAAGCTGGACACCGGCCTGGGGCGGGCTGGTGGCCCGGCGGCCAGCTGGGAGGCGCTGGTGCGGGCGGCGTTGGCGGCCCAGGCCGAGGGGCTGGTCGAGCTGGCGGCAATGTGGACGCACTTCGCTTACGCCGATTCCCCCAACCACCCCACCGTGCTGGCCCAAGAGGCGGCCTTCGCCGAGGGTATGGCCCTGGCCCAGCGGCTAGGTGCGCGGTTCGAGCTGGCTCACGTGGCTAACTCGGCGGCCCTGTTGACCGGGCGGCCGTGTCGCTACGACATGGTGCGCCCTGGGTTGGCCATGTACGGGCTCAGCCCAATTCCGGACCAGGCCAGTTCAGGTGAGTTGGGCCTGGTCCCAGCGATGACTCTCGAATCGGAGTTCACGCTGGTCAAGCGGTTGCCGCAGGGGCATGGCGTGTCCTATGGCCACATGTACCACACGCCCGGCGACACGGTGGTTGGGCTGGTGCCGATGGGCTATGCCGAAGGCGTTTTCCGGCACGCCTCCAACCGGGCCGAGGTTTGGGTGGCTGGCCGGCGAGTACCGGTGGCTGGGCGGATTTGCATGGACCAATTTGTGGTGGACCTGGGCCCGGGGGCCGGCGAGGCCGCCGGTGAGCGGGTGGTCTTGTTTGGTCCGGGGCACAATGGCGAACCAACCGCCCAGGAGTGGGCAGAGGTTGCCGGCACCATTTCCTACGAGATTGTCACCAGGATCCCGCAACATGTGCCAAGGGTCTACGTTGGCGGCGGCGCTGGCTAATGGAGGTCGGCCTGCCAACTGCGGCGGCGACCCGGGCTTGGGGGCGGTTGCTGGCCGGGTTGCTAGAGCCCGGGGACCTGGTCATCTTGTCTGGCGAACTTGGGACGGGCAAAACGACCTTGGTCCAGGGCCTGGCTGGCGGCCTGAATGTGGCCGGTCAAGTGGCCTCACCAACCTTCATCATGGCTCGCCAACACCGGCCGTTGGGTGATGGTCCAGGGCTGGTACACGTCGACGCCTACCGGCTTGGTTCGCTGGACGAACTGGACGCTTTGGACCTCGACACTTCGCTTGAGGCTGCGGTCACCGTAGTTGAATGGGGCCAAGGCTGGGTTGAGGATCTGTCCAGCGACCGGCTAGAAGTCCACCTGACCCGCCAGCGCGGCTGGAGTTCACCTGGACCGCTCGACGAATTGGCTAACGAGCCACGCCGCGCCCAGGTGCGCGCCGTGGGGCAGCGCTGGGCCGGGATTGCCCTGCCCGGCAGTCCACGCTGGGCCTAGGAAACGGTGATTATCACCAGTTTCCTAGGCCCAAGACCATGCGTTCCTCCGCGTTTTCGCAGGTGGCGCTTGCGCCACCTGGCGTGCAACACGGCCGGTAGCTGGTTATTCACCAGCGCCCTAGGCTTGGCGCTGTGACTGGCCAGCGCTTTGGAGCCCCACCGTGGGCTCTTGGGCTGGTGCTGGTGGCCGTGGTCAGCGCCAACTTGGGTTCGGTTTTCGCCGTCTTTGCCTTTGAGTTGGTGGGGCCCGAGGCGGTGGTGGCTTTGCGCTCGACCTTCGCGGTGCCGCTGCTGTTGTTGTTCGCCCGGCCTTCGTTGCGCGGGCACTCGCGGCAAGCCTGGGCCGTCGTGATCGCTTTTGGGCTTTCCTTGGCCGCCATGAACTCGATGTTTTCCCAGTCGATTGCCCGCATGCCGATTGGGCCGGCCGTCACCATCGAAATGTTGGGACCGCTGGTTTTGTCGGTGATCCTGGCTCGGCGGCTGAGCGGTTGGCTCTGGGCGGTGCTGGCTTTGGCTGGCGTGGTGGTAATGCAGGGCTTGGTCACCGGGCATGGCTTGTTGTTTGACCCTCTGGGCGTGTTGTTCGCCTGCGGTGCGGCCGTGGCCTGGGCTTTCTACATTCTGTTGTCGAGGCAGGCCGGCAAAATGTTCAAGTCGGTCGACGCACTGGTACTGGCCGCCATGGTGGCAGCGGTGCTGACTTTGCCGGTCGGGGTGGCGGTCGAGGCAGCTTCGATGTTCCACTGGCAGGTCCTTGGCCTTGGGGTTCTCGTGGCGTTGTTTTCCAACGCCATCTGCAATGGCACCGAACTGATCGCCTTGCGCCAGGTGCCAGCCCATGTTTTCTCAGTCATGATGGCTTTGGGGCCGGTGGCCGGTTCGCTGCTGGCCTTTGTCCTGGCTCATCAACGGCTGGGTTTGACCACTCTGGTTGGTATTGGCCTGGTAGTTGTCGCCACTATGGGCGCCACCATTGGCGAAGGCCGCCGCCAAGAAGCGGCCTAGCATCGGCCTGGCAAGTCTTGAGGTAGTACATATGTCTGTCATTGGGTTATGATGGCTGTATGTCTGCCATCACGAAAAGGGAGCTGAACCAGCAAACGGCGAAGGTTCTCGCAAGGGTTTCCGCTACAGGTGCGGTTGTCCAGGTGACCGAGCGGGGTGTACCTAAGTGGCAGCTCATGCCCATCGAAACCGCAGAGAGTGACCGGCTGGCGGAGCTGACCAGGCAAGGCTGGGTGATTGCGCCAAAGGATGACCCGCCACCGTGGCCAGACCAAGCTGACACCGACTTGCCCATGTACTCGCCTCAAGAGGTCGATGAGCTGGTCCAGTGGATCAAGGACGACCGCTAATGCGCTACTACCTGGACTCGTCGGTGGCCCTGCACGCCGTGCTACCCAAAGGCGACGCCCAGGCAGTTGGTTGGGTCAGGCAGGCAGTGGAAACCCGTGATCAGGTTTTTTCGTCAGTTTTGCTGCGCCTCGAAATGATCCGGACGCTTAGGCGCGAAGGCCTGACACTGTCCCTTGCCGAGCCCCTCTTGGCCCGGCTCAGCCTGACCAGGCTGACCGACCCCATTGTCAAAGCCGCCGAGATGATCGAGCGTCACGTCAGAGCACTCGACGCCCTCCATTTGGCGACCTTGATTCAAGTTGACCCAACGGCCACATTGGTCAGCCATGACGCGCGCATGGCGGGCGTGGCCGGTCACCTTGGCATCCCGGTATTTGACCCGATGGCGGACCGTAGGCTTGAGGGGTGAGTGAGCTGCCGGGTGCCGTGTTGGGCATTTCGACGGCCGATGACGTGACCGTCGGGTTGGTCCGGCCCGGCCAACCAGACGCCACGCTGCACGGCGGTGGGCCAAGGGCCCACCTCGAATCGCTGGCGCCGCTGGTGGCGGGACTGTTGGCCCAGGCCGGGCTTGAGGGTAGTGACCTGGTTGGGATCGGCGTCGGTCGCGGCCCGGCCGCCTACACCGGTCTGCGCATTGGCCTGGCCACGGCTCGAGCTCTGGGTTTGGCCTGGGGCATCCCGGTTTGGGGGATCAGTGATCTTGACGTGTTGGCTGTTCAGAGCCAGGCCAACCTCCAACTTGGAGCGGGCCAGACCATCCTGGCCACCCTAGACGCCAAACGCAAAGAGGTCTATTGGTCGCTCTACCGTGCTTCCGACCACGGCGTCGAACTGCTTCAGGGGCCGGCCGTGTCAAAGCCGGGGGACGCGGCATCGGCCAAAACCGTAGCCGGGCCAGGTGCCATGCTCTACCCCGACCAGCTGGCCCTGTCTCCTGGCGCCCCCACCACCATCGACGCGGCCGTCTTGGCACGTCAGGCGGCCAGGCTGGCCGCCGCCGGCGCCGCCACGAGCCTGGAGCCGCTTTATCTGCGCCGACCTCACGTTCAAGGGCCCGCCCCGAGCAAGTCCGTCCTACCGTGAAGCTACGTCCGGCCCGGCCAGGCGACATCGACCAGCTTCTGGCCCTTGAACAAGCCTGTTTTGGCGACGAGGCCTGGCCGCGCGGCGGCATTGAGGCCGAGCTGACCAGCCCTGGGCGCAGTTACCTGGTTCTTCAGGCCGGCGACCGGCTCTTGGCTTACGGTGGCATCGCCACCGGGCCGGACTTTGCCGAGGTCATGACCGTCGCCGTCCATCCCGAATTCCAAGGCCAGGGCTGGGGCCGGCGGCTAATGGAACACCTCATCAGCGCTGCGGCACAGGCCGGCACCGACCAAGTCCTGCTAGAAGTTGCGGACAACAACTCTGTCGCCATCAGTCTCTACCAATCGATGGGTTTCGCGGCGATTGGTTCTAGGCCGCGCTACTACCAGCCCTCGGACCGGGACGCCCTGGTGATGCGGCTGGACTTGGCCGAGCCTGGGTCATAGCGGCGCCGCGCTAAGGTGTCTGCGTGCCAAATCCGTCCCAGCCGCTGGTCCTGGGGATCGAAACCTCTTGCGACGACACTGGCATTGCGCTGACCCGCGGTTTCAACCTGCTGGCGGAGCAGACCGCCTCATCGATGGACCTGCACGCTCGCTACGGCGGGATTGTGCCGGAGGTGGCTTCACGAGCCCACTTGGAGGCCCTTTTCCCGGCCATCGAGGCGACCTTTGACCAAACTGACGTGAACTTGGCCCACCTTGACGCCATCGCCGCCACGGCCGGGCCTGGATTGGTTGGCTCGCTGGCGGTGGGCCTGGCGGCAGCCAAGTCGCTGGCCTTCGCGCTGGACAAACCGCTTTACGGTGTCAACCACGTGGTGGCCCATGTGCTGGTGGACCAGCTGGTCAACGGGCCCTTCCGGGGTCCCGTGCTGGCTCTGGTGGTATCTGGCGGCCACACCTCGCTGATGGTCGTCGAGGGCCCGGACGTCACGACAATTGGCCAGACCCTTGATGACGCGGCTGGTGAGGCCTTCGACAAGATCGGTCGTTTGCTGGGGATGCCCTATCCCGGCGGACCGGAAATCGACCGCCTGGCCCGGTTGGGCGACCCGCGCGCCTACAACTTCCCGCGAGCCCTGACCCGGCGCCAAGACCTGGAGCGCCACCGCTACGACTTTTCGTTCTCGGGCCTGAAAACGGCCGCCGCGCGGGTGCTTGAAGCCGCCCAAGACCGGGGTGAGAGCGTTAGCGAGGCCGATTTTTCGGCATCGTACGCTGAGGCCGTGGCGGACGTGCTGGTCTCCAAGACCATTGCCGCGGCCGGCGACCTGGGCCTCGACACGGTTGTCATGGGCGGCGGCTTCACCGCTAACTCCCAGTTGCGGGACAAGGCGGCGGCGCTGATGCCGGCCGCCGGCCTGGAGTTGCGCTTGGCGCCGTTGAAGTATTGCACCGATAACGGCGCCATGATTGCGGCGGCCGGGGCACACGCCATCGGCCACGGGCTGGCACCCAGCGACCTGGGCATTGGCGCCGACAGCGCCATGGACGCCACCTGCCTAGTCGCCCGATGACGGCCCGCCCCGGCCTTTTGTGCCAGGGCTCAACCT encodes the following:
- a CDS encoding EamA family transporter, which gives rise to MTGQRFGAPPWALGLVLVAVVSANLGSVFAVFAFELVGPEAVVALRSTFAVPLLLLFARPSLRGHSRQAWAVVIAFGLSLAAMNSMFSQSIARMPIGPAVTIEMLGPLVLSVILARRLSGWLWAVLALAGVVVMQGLVTGHGLLFDPLGVLFACGAAVAWAFYILLSRQAGKMFKSVDALVLAAMVAAVLTLPVGVAVEAASMFHWQVLGLGVLVALFSNAICNGTELIALRQVPAHVFSVMMALGPVAGSLLAFVLAHQRLGLTTLVGIGLVVVATMGATIGEGRRQEAA
- the tsaE gene encoding tRNA (adenosine(37)-N6)-threonylcarbamoyltransferase complex ATPase subunit type 1 TsaE translates to MEVGLPTAAATRAWGRLLAGLLEPGDLVILSGELGTGKTTLVQGLAGGLNVAGQVASPTFIMARQHRPLGDGPGLVHVDAYRLGSLDELDALDLDTSLEAAVTVVEWGQGWVEDLSSDRLEVHLTRQRGWSSPGPLDELANEPRRAQVRAVGQRWAGIALPGSPRWA
- the tig gene encoding trigger factor: MKSAVETLESTKVKLTVDVAYADLKPAITKAYKEIAGQVNVPGFRKGHVPARVIDARFGRGVVMEQAINDSLSDWYRQALDQHKLFPMAQPEVDITSEPPLDADEPEMTFTAVVEVRPEIKLPSLGGIEVTVPVVTISDEQVEMALDALRERFGSLKTVDRPAQDGDFVTIDLKAEKGEQEIDSVSGISYQIGSKDLVDGLDEALTGLSADETTSFETEMAGGEHAGENALVTVTPTAVKERELPDLDDDFAQEVSEFDTLEELRKDARIRLEQQVERDQVVLAQDKLVETLLEQTDFEAPKGVVEQDAKNQLSKAGKEDDEEALEAALRDSAKAVRTQLLLDAMVEYLQVTANQGELTGFIVQTAQRYGMDPNQFLQTAADHGELPQFYAELVRSKALVKALRQVKVQTEAGDVIDIEAKLGPEQVEEPQGEGELVEPAEESGIGQEGYIEDLTADLGQGELDQLAIEIGGPEEDN
- a CDS encoding type II toxin-antitoxin system VapC family toxin; protein product: MRYYLDSSVALHAVLPKGDAQAVGWVRQAVETRDQVFSSVLLRLEMIRTLRREGLTLSLAEPLLARLSLTRLTDPIVKAAEMIERHVRALDALHLATLIQVDPTATLVSHDARMAGVAGHLGIPVFDPMADRRLEG
- the alr gene encoding alanine racemase gives rise to the protein MNLPFAGKPPGAGQPSPNAADGGRALAGGRLGSTGGGTAEATFLHPASRAVVSLDAITANTRRLKELAGQAQVMAVVKANGYGHGMVASARAAMAGGAGYLGVAQLAEALELHRALAWPRPPILSWIYPAGAIDLLGQGLASQIELGVSLPEQLDGIGQAVKQTGQVARLHLKLDTGLGRAGGPAASWEALVRAALAAQAEGLVELAAMWTHFAYADSPNHPTVLAQEAAFAEGMALAQRLGARFELAHVANSAALLTGRPCRYDMVRPGLAMYGLSPIPDQASSGELGLVPAMTLESEFTLVKRLPQGHGVSYGHMYHTPGDTVVGLVPMGYAEGVFRHASNRAEVWVAGRRVPVAGRICMDQFVVDLGPGAGEAAGERVVLFGPGHNGEPTAQEWAEVAGTISYEIVTRIPQHVPRVYVGGGAG
- a CDS encoding ATP-dependent Clp protease proteolytic subunit, with amino-acid sequence MAARPVSPSARYVLPTFEERTPYGFKRQDPYAKLFEDRIVFLGVQIDDASADDVMAQLLVLESQDPHRDITMYINSPGGSITALTAIYDTMQYVTPRIQTVCLGQAASAAAVVLAAGTPGLRLALPNARVLIHQPAFEGGVYAQASDIEIQAQEILRIREWLEQTIAKHSKRTPEQVREDIERDKILTAEQALEYGMIDQVLQSRKAPVEPST
- a CDS encoding type II toxin-antitoxin system prevent-host-death family antitoxin, whose amino-acid sequence is MSAITKRELNQQTAKVLARVSATGAVVQVTERGVPKWQLMPIETAESDRLAELTRQGWVIAPKDDPPPWPDQADTDLPMYSPQEVDELVQWIKDDR
- a CDS encoding bifunctional ADP-dependent NAD(P)H-hydrate dehydratase/NAD(P)H-hydrate epimerase, producing MIPSFTAAQIEQAEKDLMETVPEGSLMALASHAAANLILRELRARRGKAAGAKVLALVGPGNNGGDTLYAGAKLCLRGVAVTAVATANRMHPAGQAAFEAVGGRVVSLAEPGPGPHMPIEDVTAMALRADCIVDGLLGIGARGPLSGRAAGLVTTLIVEMGLDAPLRYRRPGRPFVVAIDLPSGVSVDDGMVDGQVLPADVTVTFGAYKPAALLPPASSMFGRVELIDIGLTEPLARAEAKATARRFEASDVLATWPVPRRSDHKYTRGVVGMVAGSDTYPGAAVLTTSAAVCAGVGMVRYLGPDKAIERVLSRRPEVVPGGGRVDAWALGPGVAPGAESQLGRIASALEWAKAKRVPAVVDAGGFALLPPSPERLDPWIILTPHAGEMASLLQDRGVSTDRESVEAQPAHHARLAAELVGGTILLKGPATVVSGQDGSCFVQADGPPWLATAGTGDVLTGLIGALLAGHGDSVAITPDLPTHIAALGALVHGRAALKASTGSVDPGSGRLGKPIAAMDVVRALPQTIQELLQQ
- a CDS encoding holo-ACP synthase, producing MFVGIGLDVVEVARFARALRRAPRLAEKLFVETERSLPLRSLAARFAAKEALAKALGGPEGLRWHDCWVINDEAGRPELKIQGSVAAALVDQGIGRLHLSLSHDGGLAVAIVAAEA
- the tsaB gene encoding tRNA (adenosine(37)-N6)-threonylcarbamoyltransferase complex dimerization subunit type 1 TsaB; translation: MSELPGAVLGISTADDVTVGLVRPGQPDATLHGGGPRAHLESLAPLVAGLLAQAGLEGSDLVGIGVGRGPAAYTGLRIGLATARALGLAWGIPVWGISDLDVLAVQSQANLQLGAGQTILATLDAKRKEVYWSLYRASDHGVELLQGPAVSKPGDAASAKTVAGPGAMLYPDQLALSPGAPTTIDAAVLARQAARLAAAGAATSLEPLYLRRPHVQGPAPSKSVLP
- a CDS encoding aminotransferase class IV, translated to MSFSDGQAIMWVDGDLVPAGQATIPALDHGLTVGDGVFEAVKVRGGKAFALRPHLARMARSAAGLRLPFPGEQAVDQACQAVLNANASLLVNSMAILRITLTAGVGEVGSGRISGASPRLLITLTHHAPRPPTTSCITVPWQRNTHGALTGLKTTSYAENALALAMAREANATEALFANSEGQLCEGTGSNVFLVLDGRLLTPPLSDGLLGGITRQLVLDWSNAVEESVPMQALFEASEVFLTSTGRDVQGVTAIDSKPVSDAALGPVTAQVAQVFAEGEAKFDDS
- a CDS encoding ATP-dependent Clp protease proteolytic subunit, giving the protein MGLNDVIFNRLLKERIIWLGAEVRDDNANMICAQMMLLAAEDPARDVHLYINSPGGSITAGMAIYDTMQYIAPDVATVAVGVAASMGQFLLSSGTPGKRYATPHARVMMHQPSGGIGGTATDIRINAELILHMKRQLAELTAAQTGKTVDQINADADRDRWFTAEEALKYGFIDHVVTHTSAIGGPGGAGAATSGDGKGRKGAGK